The genomic window GCGCTCCATAATTTGCAAGCCTATATAGGCAGCCCCTAAATCGCCGGTTACACAAAGCACGTCATGTGTGCGGGCGGTATTCCGATAGGTGATGCGTCGGCTCTCTACTTCACCCTCTATGGCAACATTTATAATCAATCCGCTGCGCGACGAGGTAGTGTCTCCCCCTATCAAATCCACTCGGTAGCGTTCACATGCTATCTTCATGCCTTCGTACAACTCCTCAATGGCTTCTACCGAAAAACGGTTGCTGAGGGCTATGCTCACTACCGCCCGTTTGGGGTAGCCGTTCATGGCGACAATGTCCGACACATTCACGGCAATGGCTTTATAGCCTAAGTGCTTCAAAGGGGTGTAGCTGAGGTCAAAGTGAATGCCTTCTGCCAGCAGGTCGGTAGAAAGCAGACCGTAGCGCTGTTCGTCTATTTTCCATACGGCGGCATCGTCGCCAATGCCTTTGAGCGTAGTATCGTGGTGGTGAGTTTCATATTTCTTGAGGCGTTCTATCAACCCAAATTCGCCCAGCTCTGCTATTTCTGTTCTTTTCATAAAGCAGCTGTTTCTTTTTTGTGTGTAAAACAAATTCCATATGCTTGCAGGCGCTGCAATGCCGGTTCATAAAGCTCGGCATGTAAGGGGGCTTGCACGCCACGCAGCGAAACCTTGCCTTCTATGAGCAACTCGGCGGCTATACCTAAGGGAAGCCCTACGGTCTTTGCCATGGCGGTGATGCCGTTGGCTTCGCCTTCTACAACCAGCTCACTGATTTCGCGGTGCCGCTTGCCGTCAAGCTCAAA from Thermonema lapsum includes these protein-coding regions:
- the thiL gene encoding thiamine-phosphate kinase; protein product: MKRTEIAELGEFGLIERLKKYETHHHDTTLKGIGDDAAVWKIDEQRYGLLSTDLLAEGIHFDLSYTPLKHLGYKAIAVNVSDIVAMNGYPKRAVVSIALSNRFSVEAIEELYEGMKIACERYRVDLIGGDTTSSRSGLIINVAIEGEVESRRITYRNTARTHDVLCVTGDLGAAYIGLQIMEREKQVFLANPEQQPDLTPYDYVIERLLRPEARLDIVEELRKRDVVPTAMIDISDGLASEILHLCTQSGTGALIYEERIPIDRMTYDVAINEFKIAPTICAMNGGEDYELLFALSPADFEKVKNHPDIVPIGYLTHPGEGTYLQTRGGNLVKIEAQGWNHFKKL